A region of Gracilinanus agilis isolate LMUSP501 chromosome 3, AgileGrace, whole genome shotgun sequence DNA encodes the following proteins:
- the FAM187B gene encoding protein FAM187B encodes MPHILLFFYLSLPGLWAWDSFRCYRGGHSCLAFITPNPTTLSCPAKESTWFFQPLSHSFPRKSQVIPEVSGDLHLQHTSTDQSGTYHCQDEAGNTRVVYNVDFQDGTKLYVSHSELNQHPLKNQTVGNNNQWMLFTQWGPWQACNRCGIQGERKRVGLCYAKRSGQTELPCGLANLSPQGHQRGPELQIESCFIHCGHSTPDSTMVLYGTYQLEEEDNSTVWLSCPFATIYRPVSWESDSTSPTWRQQLSLNKTGLILDLPSGGSRLQVSVSATYRCYVARKLVGRFDPAWTHDTPRTHTRSEIVRIYSVIEAVMVMAVLLLILLSFIQMCRTKLNTNI; translated from the exons ATGCCTCACATCCTGctgtttttctatctttctcttcctgGGCTATGGGCCTGGGACTCCTTTAGGTGTTACCGAGGGGGTCACTCGTGCCTGGCTTTCATCACTCCCAACCCTACCACTCTGTCTTGCCCAGCCAAAGAATCCACCTGGTTCTTCCAGCCCCTATCCCATTCCTTTCCCAGGAAGAGTCAGGTGATCCCAGAAGTCAGCGGGGACCTCCACCTCCAACACACCTCCACAGACCAGTCAGGGACCTATCACTGTCAGGATGAAGCAGGCAACACCCGGGTAGTGTACAATGTGGACTTCCAAGATGGAACCAAGCTCTATGTCAGCCACAGTGAGCTGAACCAGCATCCCCTGAAGAACCAAACTGTGGGAAACAACAACCAATGGATGCTCTTTACCCAGTGGGGGCCCTGGCAAGCCTGCAACCGCTGTGGCATTCAAGGGGAACGAAAGCGTGTAGGCTTGTGCTATGCCAAGAGATCAGGCCAGACAGAGCTGCCCTGTGGGCTGGCCAACCTTAGCCCACAAGGGCACCAACGGGGGCCTGAGCTGCAAATCGAAAGCTGCTTCATACACTGTGGGCACAGTACCCCTGACTCCACCATGGTGCTTTATGGGACTTACCAACTGGAGGAGGAGGACAATAGCACAGTGTGGCTCAGTTGTCCCTTTGCCACCATCTACAG GCCAGTGAGCTGGGAGTCCGACAGCACCTCCCCAACGTGGCGGCAGCAGCTGTCTCTCAACAAGACGGGGCTAATCCTAGACCTCCCCTCTGGAGGCAGCCGCCTGCAGGTGTCCGTTTCTGCCACGTACCGGTGTTACGTGGCCCGCAAGTTGGTGGGGCGCTTCGATCCTGCCTGGACTCACGACACACCGAGGACCCACACCCGGTCTGAAATCGTCCGAATCTACTCCGTGATCGAGGCTGTCATGGTTATGGCCGTGCTACTGCTGATCCTGCTCAGCTTTATC